The following proteins are encoded in a genomic region of Iodidimonas sp. SYSU 1G8:
- the ctaD gene encoding cytochrome c oxidase subunit I: MMKDTHRQALRLHRLLQPLWDAPPGRFGFLADVNHSVIGKRFMVTALVYFLIGGVLAMLIRAQLAGPHTQFLDAASYSQVFTMHGTVMMFLFAIPLIEGFTIYMLPKLLGTRDLAFPRLGAFGYWCYLFGGLLLIIGMLAGVAPDSGWFMYTPLSSKPFSPGINSDLWLIGVTFVEVSAVCAAIEFMVTVLKVRAGGMSLARMPLLCWYLWVTAAMMLVGFPPLILGSILLELERAFGLPFFDPTRGGDPLLWQHLFWLFGHPEVYIIFLPAAGVISTIIPVFAGRPIIGYGWIVGALIAQAFISFGLWVHHMFTTGIPHLSLAFFSAASLLVVVPTAVQVFAWLATLLSGRPRLTLPMLYVLGFFFTFVAGGLTGVMVAVVPFDWQAHDTHFIVAHLHYVLIGGFVFPAMAGIYYWLPHITGRRSDTGLGKTAFWVVFTGFHAGFLLMHLTGLLGMPRRVYTYPGGLGWDTLNLISSIGGFVMAIGFAMVLIDLVLQWRFAPHAKKNPWRAGTLEWAMAIPPTTYNIASIPKIEHRDPLHHDPSLPAALAAGAGYLAGAPRNRRETLCVDPVTGQPDQVLVLPGPSYLPLVAALATGLFFVAFLFKLYWLSAIGAVAVLALSLIWMWRSGLREDPEPIDIGFGEHVLPHAASDRSTAWWAMVFTLTVDAAFFAALVFGYLFLWLIAPNWPPPRLVDPGLGVPAATTLALSVAVLAARRARACNARGSAAGREAALLAAAIAGVLAMAGFLAVPFWLAPPPTEHAYGAVVAVLAGYGAFHALIAAIASAYSFLRSRAGFMSAMRAIDAVNQDMFWRYAALTGLVILVLVHGLPRWAGA; the protein is encoded by the coding sequence ATGATGAAGGACACGCACAGGCAGGCGCTGCGGCTGCACCGTCTGCTCCAGCCGCTGTGGGATGCGCCGCCGGGCCGATTCGGGTTCCTCGCCGACGTCAATCACTCGGTGATCGGCAAGCGGTTCATGGTCACGGCGCTGGTCTATTTCCTGATCGGCGGCGTCCTCGCCATGCTGATCCGCGCGCAGCTTGCCGGTCCGCATACCCAGTTCCTCGACGCGGCGAGCTACAGCCAGGTCTTCACCATGCACGGCACGGTGATGATGTTCCTGTTCGCCATTCCGCTGATCGAGGGCTTTACCATCTACATGCTGCCCAAGCTGCTGGGGACGCGGGATCTCGCGTTCCCGCGCCTCGGCGCCTTCGGCTACTGGTGCTATCTGTTCGGCGGGCTGCTGCTGATCATCGGCATGCTGGCGGGCGTGGCGCCCGACAGCGGCTGGTTCATGTACACGCCGCTGTCGTCCAAGCCGTTCTCGCCCGGGATCAATTCGGATCTGTGGCTGATCGGGGTCACCTTCGTCGAGGTGTCGGCCGTCTGCGCCGCGATCGAGTTCATGGTCACCGTGCTGAAGGTGCGGGCGGGAGGCATGTCGCTGGCCCGCATGCCGCTGCTGTGCTGGTACCTCTGGGTCACGGCCGCCATGATGCTGGTGGGCTTTCCGCCGCTGATCCTGGGCAGCATATTGCTGGAGCTGGAGCGGGCGTTCGGGCTGCCGTTCTTCGACCCGACGCGCGGCGGCGATCCGCTGCTGTGGCAGCATCTGTTCTGGCTGTTCGGCCATCCCGAGGTCTACATCATCTTCCTGCCCGCGGCGGGCGTGATCTCGACCATCATTCCGGTGTTCGCGGGACGGCCGATCATCGGTTACGGCTGGATCGTCGGCGCGTTGATCGCGCAGGCGTTCATCAGCTTCGGGCTGTGGGTGCATCACATGTTCACCACGGGCATTCCGCATCTGTCGCTGGCGTTCTTCTCGGCGGCGAGCCTGCTGGTCGTGGTGCCGACGGCGGTCCAGGTCTTCGCGTGGCTGGCGACCCTGCTGTCCGGAAGGCCGCGGCTGACCTTGCCCATGCTGTATGTGCTCGGCTTCTTCTTCACCTTCGTGGCCGGCGGGCTGACCGGGGTGATGGTGGCGGTGGTGCCGTTCGACTGGCAGGCGCACGACACCCATTTCATCGTCGCGCACCTCCATTATGTGCTGATCGGCGGTTTCGTGTTTCCGGCCATGGCGGGTATCTATTACTGGCTGCCGCACATCACCGGCCGGCGCTCGGACACCGGGCTGGGGAAAACCGCCTTCTGGGTGGTGTTCACCGGCTTCCATGCCGGCTTCCTGCTGATGCATTTGACCGGGCTGCTGGGCATGCCGCGCCGGGTCTATACCTATCCGGGCGGGCTGGGCTGGGATACGCTCAACCTGATTTCGTCGATCGGCGGCTTCGTGATGGCGATCGGCTTCGCCATGGTGCTGATCGACCTGGTGCTGCAATGGCGTTTCGCGCCTCACGCGAAGAAGAACCCGTGGCGCGCGGGAACGCTGGAGTGGGCGATGGCGATCCCGCCGACGACTTACAACATCGCCAGCATTCCGAAAATCGAGCACCGCGATCCGCTGCATCACGATCCGTCGCTGCCTGCCGCGCTTGCCGCTGGCGCGGGATATCTCGCCGGGGCACCGCGCAACCGGCGCGAGACATTGTGCGTCGATCCGGTGACGGGACAGCCGGACCAGGTTCTGGTCCTGCCCGGTCCCTCCTATCTGCCGCTGGTCGCGGCGCTGGCGACGGGGCTGTTCTTCGTCGCGTTCCTGTTCAAGCTCTACTGGCTCTCGGCCATCGGCGCGGTGGCGGTGCTGGCGCTCAGCCTGATCTGGATGTGGCGCTCGGGATTGCGCGAGGACCCCGAGCCCATCGATATCGGCTTCGGCGAACATGTCCTGCCTCACGCGGCCAGCGACCGTTCGACGGCGTGGTGGGCGATGGTGTTCACGCTGACGGTGGATGCCGCGTTCTTCGCGGCGCTGGTGTTCGGCTATCTGTTCCTGTGGCTGATCGCGCCGAACTGGCCGCCGCCGCGTCTGGTCGATCCCGGCCTGGGCGTGCCTGCCGCGACCACGCTCGCCCTGTCGGTCGCCGTCCTCGCGGCGCGGCGGGCGCGGGCCTGCAACGCGCGCGGGTCGGCGGCGGGACGCGAGGCGGCGCTGCTGGCCGCCGCCATAGCCGGTGTGCTCGCCATGGCCGGGTTCCTCGCGGTGCCCTTCTGGCTGGCGCCGCCGCCGACCGAGCATGCCTATGGCGCGGTCGTGGCGGTGCTGGCGGGCTATGGCGCTTTTCATGCGCTGATCGCCGCCATCGCCTCGGCCTACAGCTTCCTGCGCAGCCGGGCGGGGTTCATGTCGGCCATGCGGGCCATCGACGCCGTCAACCAGGACATGTTCTGGCGGTACGCCGCCCTGACCGGCCTGGTAATTCTGGTGCTGGTCCACGGGTTGCCGCGATGGGCCGGCGCATGA
- the coxB gene encoding cytochrome c oxidase subunit II, translating to MPRFIVFDHVQPTRAIPWGSPWLAVAALGLGGCAGPLSTLDPAGPAARDVAEIWWVMFAGALVILAGVMGAVLVSLRRGGRDVPKNLMLVGGGLVFPVLVMGLLLGWALFRGEHLLARGANQMPVIHAHAVRFGWEFRYPDAGLTTLNVLHVPAGQPFQVRVTSADVIHAFWVPRLGGKIDAVPGKTNRIVLAADAPGTYAGLCAEYCGVGHAHMNFLVRAHAAGDYDAALAASGAAAAPPLVFHDDRPPPVSRQIRAAYENVLRWLGVAP from the coding sequence ATGCCGCGATTCATTGTGTTTGACCATGTCCAGCCAACGCGGGCGATCCCGTGGGGTTCCCCATGGCTCGCCGTGGCGGCGCTGGGCCTTGGCGGTTGCGCGGGTCCGCTGTCCACGCTGGACCCGGCGGGGCCGGCCGCGCGCGACGTCGCGGAAATCTGGTGGGTCATGTTCGCCGGTGCTCTCGTCATCCTTGCCGGCGTGATGGGTGCTGTGCTGGTCTCGCTCCGTCGGGGCGGGCGCGACGTGCCGAAGAACCTGATGCTGGTCGGGGGCGGGCTGGTGTTTCCCGTCCTCGTCATGGGGCTTCTGCTGGGCTGGGCGCTGTTCCGGGGCGAACATCTGCTGGCGCGTGGCGCGAACCAGATGCCGGTGATTCATGCCCATGCGGTGCGATTCGGCTGGGAATTCCGCTACCCGGACGCGGGCCTGACGACGCTCAACGTCCTGCATGTCCCGGCCGGCCAGCCGTTCCAGGTGAGGGTGACGAGCGCGGACGTCATCCACGCCTTCTGGGTGCCCCGGCTGGGCGGCAAGATCGACGCGGTTCCGGGCAAGACCAACCGTATCGTGCTCGCCGCCGATGCGCCCGGCACCTATGCCGGACTGTGCGCCGAATATTGCGGGGTGGGACACGCGCACATGAATTTCCTCGTGCGCGCCCACGCGGCCGGCGACTACGACGCGGCGCTGGCTGCCTCGGGCGCCGCCGCCGCGCCGCCTCTGGTGTTCCATGACGACAGGCCGCCGCCTGTCTCGCGGCAGATCAGGGCCGCCTACGAGAATGTCCTGCGCTGGCTGGGAGTGGCGCCATGA
- a CDS encoding DUF2231 domain-containing protein: MVKHNESRHLDVSSRIALAGHPLHAMMVTFPIALVAATLGGDILYWLTADPFFARVSLWTSGWGFGMGVLAGFAGTAELLAGRGIRRRPESWTHAVAAMMLLATIGTNWGIRLIGAEAAILPWGVVLSLGGLIFVGLAGWQGGKLVFEHQIGIMIGEEGEADREDQAPASRPAGAR; this comes from the coding sequence ATGGTCAAACACAATGAATCGCGGCATCTGGACGTCAGCTCCAGGATCGCCCTCGCCGGTCATCCCCTTCACGCCATGATGGTCACCTTCCCCATCGCGCTGGTCGCGGCGACGCTGGGCGGCGACATCCTCTACTGGCTGACGGCCGATCCGTTCTTTGCCCGCGTCAGCCTGTGGACCAGCGGCTGGGGTTTTGGCATGGGCGTGCTCGCGGGTTTCGCCGGTACCGCGGAATTGCTGGCAGGACGCGGTATCCGCCGCCGCCCGGAAAGCTGGACCCATGCGGTGGCCGCCATGATGCTGCTGGCCACCATCGGCACCAACTGGGGCATTCGCCTGATCGGCGCCGAGGCGGCCATCCTGCCCTGGGGCGTCGTGCTGTCGCTGGGCGGCCTGATCTTCGTCGGGCTCGCGGGCTGGCAGGGCGGTAAACTGGTGTTCGAGCATCAGATCGGCATCATGATCGGGGAAGAGGGCGAGGCGGATCGAGAAGACCAGGCTCCCGCATCCAGACCGGCAGGCGCTCGATAG
- a CDS encoding CopD family protein, with translation MLVLKAVHIAGLLVWCAGLLYLPGLLLAHRSAWDPQSFGRVRMAVRMGYMGLASPAAFLAVGAGSALVFVADALHPWMFVKLMAVGVLVIAHIQVGHLIAHLADPDHAPPHRRIIVIWCLVGGAILSILWLVLAKPEFSIERLPVWMREPGLLDPPRPLPRS, from the coding sequence ATGCTGGTGCTCAAGGCGGTGCATATTGCCGGCCTGCTGGTCTGGTGCGCGGGTCTGCTCTATCTGCCCGGCCTGCTGCTGGCGCATCGCAGCGCCTGGGACCCGCAATCCTTCGGCCGTGTCCGCATGGCCGTGCGCATGGGGTACATGGGGCTGGCGTCGCCGGCGGCGTTCCTCGCCGTGGGGGCGGGCTCGGCTCTCGTCTTCGTGGCGGATGCGCTGCATCCCTGGATGTTCGTGAAGCTGATGGCCGTGGGGGTGCTGGTGATCGCGCATATCCAGGTAGGCCACCTGATCGCGCATCTCGCCGATCCTGATCACGCGCCGCCGCACCGGCGGATCATCGTGATCTGGTGCCTCGTCGGCGGCGCCATTCTGTCGATCCTGTGGCTGGTCCTGGCGAAACCGGAATTCTCTATCGAGCGCCTGCCGGTCTGGATGCGGGAGCCTGGTCTTCTCGATCCGCCTCGCCCTCTTCCCCGATCATGA
- a CDS encoding cytochrome c oxidase assembly protein produces MSDSLSATGAPYCGIAPLPATLADRWNLDPVLLAVMALGAALYLACSRSPRERAAFLAALLVLFAAFISPLCALTSALFSVRAAHHLLLVAVAAPLLALAAPAFGRGLGMTAALVLSTAVYWVWHVPAVYEAALASTTLYWVLQVALIGSAAAFWTQAFRPDAPLADLVIGLLAAMTQMGLLGALLTFAPSPLYTPHFGATGPWGLTALEDQQLAGLLMWVVSIPVYIGAILLLAGRRLGSLLKEQSA; encoded by the coding sequence ATGTCCGATTCACTTTCAGCGACCGGCGCGCCCTATTGCGGCATCGCGCCGCTGCCCGCCACGCTCGCCGACCGGTGGAACCTGGACCCGGTGCTGCTGGCCGTGATGGCGCTCGGGGCCGCACTTTATCTGGCCTGCTCACGATCGCCCCGCGAACGCGCCGCGTTTCTGGCGGCGCTTCTCGTGCTGTTCGCCGCGTTCATTTCCCCTCTGTGCGCGCTGACCTCGGCCCTGTTTTCGGTCCGCGCCGCCCATCATCTGCTGCTCGTCGCGGTGGCGGCGCCGCTTCTCGCCCTCGCGGCGCCGGCGTTCGGGCGCGGCCTCGGCATGACCGCCGCTCTGGTCCTGAGCACGGCCGTCTACTGGGTGTGGCACGTACCCGCGGTGTACGAGGCGGCGCTGGCCAGCACGACGCTATACTGGGTTCTTCAGGTGGCGCTGATCGGATCGGCCGCCGCGTTCTGGACGCAGGCCTTTCGTCCCGACGCGCCGCTCGCCGATCTGGTCATCGGCCTGCTCGCCGCCATGACGCAGATGGGGCTGCTGGGGGCGTTGCTGACCTTCGCGCCGTCGCCGCTCTACACGCCTCATTTCGGCGCCACCGGTCCCTGGGGGCTGACCGCGCTGGAGGACCAGCAACTCGCGGGCCTGCTCATGTGGGTCGTCAGCATTCCGGTCTATATCGGCGCGATCCTCCTGCTGGCGGGACGCCGGCTGGGGTCCCTTCTCAAGGAACAATCCGCCTGA